The following coding sequences lie in one Yamadazyma tenuis chromosome 3, complete sequence genomic window:
- a CDS encoding uncharacterized protein (EggNog:ENOG503PVCG) — protein sequence MGQQLETISTDVFECSAVSVFKIPPGNLSITEWNKYESSTIWSGCLRVLEEETYIEEDETEEIHLSGAPPRIRSPSFPVDRIRLKLELYNEVDAKSELWAVVWYNPIHELDGQLVQLESIQRTEAYRLFKIIVQIPGSKYTGSNPHEDLVQVALGLKFDDKLDAYTFIERLNSYQKSFHSYVEQYKYELEMGQLAEDSKHLSLDASDETNELSDDDNDQEDDFGDFVG from the coding sequence ATGGGCCAACAATTAGAAACAATCAGCACAGACGTGTTCGAGTGCTCGGCCGTCAGTGTGTTCAAGATTCCACCCGGCAATCTCTCCATCACCGAATGGAACAAGTATGAATCAAGCACGATTTGGAGCGGCTGCTTACGTGTgttagaagaagaaacgtACATTGAAGAGGATGAAACTGAGGAAATCCACTTAAGTGGAGCCCCGCCACGTATCCGGCTGCCTTCGTTCCCGGTAGACCGGATTCGGCTCAAACTTGAGTTGTATAACGAAGTGGATGCCAAATCTGAGCTTTGGGCCGTGGTGTGGTACAATCCAATCCATGAATTGGATGGTCAACTTGTGCAATTGGAGTCTATCCAGCGAACAGAGGCATATCGACTATTCAAGATAATTGTCCAGATCCCTGGGTCCAAGTACACAGGGCTGAATCCACACGAAGACTTGGTGCAAGTGGCTTTGGGGCTCAAATTTGATGATAAACTTGATGCTTACACATTTATAGAGAGACTCAATTCCTACCAAAAACTGTTCCATAGCTACGTGGAGCAGTATAAATACGAGCTCGAGATGGGTCAGCTTGCGGAAGACCTGAAGCACCTCAGTCTTGATGCGCTGGATGAAACGAATGAACttagtgatgatgataacgacCAAGAAGACGACTTTGGAGATTTTGTGGGATAG
- the SSL2 gene encoding DNA repair helicase RAD25 (BUSCO:EOG09260HSP; COG:K,L; EggNog:ENOG503NTVF) — MSRRNKTVNYNELNNGNFSDVSISDEEDGDYTSSKKRPSPSQSAPERKRKPEQSIEALKASLSNKDFDEDDLIQLTPDIPQDYVPDAVSKTFGKSDFSYLRLKPDHFSRPIWISPKDGRIILESFSPLAEQAQDFLITIAEPVSRPSHIHEYKITPYSLYAAVSVGLETDDIIQVLNRLSKVPVAESITNFIKGATVSYGKVKLVLKNNRYFVESAQADVLQMLLKDPVIGPLRINSESTVDSNGLVKLAAPTQGDLKIAGSSNKPDDNKNKDTTEDIFASVVGNKTSEEDFDDDMDTVHSFEIANDSVEIIKKRCQEIEYPVLEEYDFRNDQRNPDLEIDLKPSTQIRPYQEKSLSKMFGNGRARSGIIVLPCGAGKTLVGITAACTIRKSVIVLCTSSVSVMQWRQQFLQWSTIQPESVAAFTSENKEMFSTDAGLVVSTYSMVANTRARSYDSQKVMDFLTSREWGFIILDEVHVVPAVMFRRVVTTIAAHSKLGLTATLVREDDKIYDLNFLIGPKLYEANWMDLAQKGHIANVQCAEVWCPMTSEFYQEYLRETSRKKMLLYIMNPTKFQACQFLIHYHEKRGDKIIVFSDNVYALQEYALKLGKPFIYGATSQQERMKILQNFQHNDQVNTIFLSKVGDTSIDLPEATCLIQISSHYGSRRQEAQRLGRILRAKRRNDEGFNAFFYSLVSKDTQEMYYSTKRQAFLVDQGYAFKVITHLNGMEQLPNLAYSTARERRELLQEVLLKNEDAAGLEIGDDADTTFAREGRIKTEGSSSVKSAGSLAGLAGGEDMAYLEYGKNKNKEIRQQRNPLINKLYYSKKKS, encoded by the coding sequence ATGTCACGGAGGAACAAAACAGTCAACTACAACGAGCTCAACAACGGGAACTTCTCGGACGTCTCGATCTCTGACGAAGAGGACGGTGATTACACTTCCAGCAAGAAGAGGCCTTCTCCCAGTCAGTCTGCACCCgagagaaagagaaaacCAGAACAAAGCATAGAAGCACTCAAGGCCAGTCTAAGCAACAAggactttgatgaagacgacTTGATCCAATTGACGCCGGATATTCCTCAGGACTACGTGCCCGATGCGGTTTCCAAGACGTTTGGAAAGTCGGACTTTTCATATCTCAGGTTAAAGCCTGACCATTTCTCCAGACCCATATGGATCTCTCCCAAGGATGGACGGATCATCTTGGAGTCGTTCTCCCCCTTAGCCGAACAGGCACaagacttcttgatcacAATTGCGGAGCCGGTGTCAAGGCCTTCCCACATTCATGAATACAAAATCACACCTTATTCGCTTTATGCTGCTGTGTCAGTGGGATTGGAGACAGATGATATTATCCAGGTGCTTAATAGACTCTCAAAGGTTCCAGTAGCAGagtccatcaccaacttcatAAAGGGGGCCACTGTTTCGTACGGGAAggtcaagttggtgttgaagaataaTCGATATTTCGTCGAAAGTGCACAAGCAGACGTGCTTCAgatgcttttgaaggaCCCGGTGATTGGCCCCTTGCGAATCAACAGTGAGAGTACTGTCGATTCTAACGGCCTTGTTAAGTTGGCTGCTCCTACTCAAggtgacttgaagattGCGGGTTCTAGCAACAAGCCAGATGACAACAAGAATAAGGATACAACAGAAGATATATTTGCATCGGTGGTAGGGAACAAAACGTCAGAGGAGGACTTTGACGACGACATGGACACAGTGCACTCATTTGAAATTGCCAACGACTCGGTggaaatcatcaagaaacGATGTCAGGAAATCGAATACCCGGTGTTGGAAGAGTACGATTTCAGAAACGATCAGAGAAACCCtgacttggaaatcgaTCTCAAACCCTCCACCCAAATCAGGCCCTACCAAGAGAAATCGTTGTCAAAGATGTTTGGTAATGGCAGAGCCCGTTCGGGAATCATCGTGCTACCTTGCGGTGCCGGTAAGACGTTGGTTGGAATTACTGCTGCTTGCACCATTCGAAAGTCGGTGATTGTGTTGTGCACCTCATCAGTGTCGGTGATGCAATGGAGACAGCAGTTTTTGCAGTGGAGTACTATACAGCCGGAGTCGGTGGCCGCGTTCACGTCGGAGAACAAGGAGATGTTTTCGACCGATGCTGGGTTGGTGGTTTCGACTTATTCAATGGTTGCAAACACCCGAGCCAGGTCCTATGACTCTCAAAAGGTGATGGACTTTCTTACTTCAAGAGAATGGGGGTTCATCATCTTGGACGAGGTGCATGTGGTACCGGCTGTGATGTTCAGAAGAGTTGTTACCACTATTGCAGCCCACTCGAAACTTGGTTTAACGGCTACTTTGGTGCGGGAAGATGACAAGATTtatgacttgaactttttgattggCCCCAAGTTGTACGAAGCCAACTGGATGGATTTGGCACAAAAGGGCCACATTGCCAACGTTCAATGTGCTGAGGTGTGGTGTCCAATGACGTCGGAATTTTATCAAGAATACTTGAGAGAAACGtcgaggaagaagatgttgttGTATATCATGAACCCCACGAAATTCCAGGCATGCCAATTCTTAATTCACTATCACGAAAAGAGAGGTGATAAAATCATTGTGTTTAGTGATAACGTGTATGCCTTACAGGAGTATGcgttgaagttgggaaAACCTTTTATCTATGGTGCAACTTCACAACAAGAACGGATGAAGATCTTGCAGAACTTTCAGCACAATGACCAGGTCAACACAATTTTCTTGTCCAAGGTGGGTGACACTTCGATCGATTTGCCAGAAGCCACCTGCTTGATCCAGATCTCATCTCACTATGGGTCTCGTAGACAAGAAGCTCAGAGATTGGGTAGAATCTTAAGagcaaagagaagaaatgaCGAAGGGTTTAATGCCTTCTTCTACTCATTGGTGTCTAAGGATACCCAGGAAATGTACTATTCGACCAAGAGACAAGCGTTCTTAGTGGACCAAGGGTATGCCTTCAAGGTTATCACTCATTTGAATGGAATGGAGCAATTGCCCAATTTAGCATATTCAACTGCACGAGAACGTAGGGAGTTGCTTCAAGAAGTGTTGTTAAAGAATGAGGATGCTGCTGGGTTGGagattggtgatgatgcTGATACAACCTTCGCCCGGGAAGGTAGAATCAAGACCGAAGGTAGCAGCTCTGTCAAGAGTGCCGGGTCTTTGGCAGGATTGGCTGGGGGTGAAGACATGGCGTATCTTGAGTACGGTAAGAACAAAAACAAGGAGATTAGGCAGCAGCGGAATCCGcttatcaacaagttgtaCTATTctaagaagaagagttaA
- the SRP40 gene encoding jun-like transcription factor (EggNog:ENOG503NUEP; COG:Y) has protein sequence MASKELVLAYILKYLEAQPELKRAYKALAKDLKENGIEVAEVSDDLEEALEGSSSDSDSDSDSDSDSDSDSDSDSDSDSDSDSDSDSEAETPKAKDTSVSDSSSEASDNEAQSEKETSGKEDSGKEDNGSGSSSDSGSSSESSSESSSDSDSDSDSDSDSSSSSSSSSDSSSDSSSDSSSDSSSDSSSDSSSDSSSDSDSDSDSDSDSDSSSSPSSSKRKAHPSTQPAKKARISTPESSQTDSIISSPEKIPADQEAELQPGQRKHFSRIDRSKISFEANVLQDNTYKGAAGTWGEMANEKLVQVRGKDFTKNKNKMKKGAYRGGSITLASGSYKFTD, from the coding sequence ATGGCATCAAAAGAACTTGTACTTGCTTATATtttgaagtacttggaggCGCAGCCCGAGTTGAAGAGGGCATATAAGGCGTTGGCgaaggatttgaaggaaAATGGTATTGAGGTTGCTGAGGTGAGCGATGATTTAGAGGAGGCGTTAGAGGGTAGTAGCAGTGATAGTGACAGTGATAGTGACAGTGATagtgacagtgacagtgacagtgacagtgacagtgacagtgacagtgacagtgacagtgacagCGACAGTGAAGCAGAAACTCCCAAGGCTAAAGATACCAGTGTGAGTGATAGCTCTTCTGAGGCTAGCGATAACGAAGCACAGAGCGAAAAGGAGACCAGCGGCAAAGAAGACAGCGGTAAAGAAGATAACGGTAGCGGATCCAGCTCCGATTCTGGATCCAGTTCTGAGTCTAGTTCCGAGTCCAGTTCagattcagattcagattcagattcagaCTCCGACTCGAGCTCAAGCTCGTCGAGTTCTTCTGACAGCTCTTCTGACAGTTCTTCTGACAGCTCTTCTGACAGTTCTTCTGACAGTTCTTCTGACAGCTCTTCTGACAGCTCTTCTGACTCAGATTCAGACTCAGACTCAGACTCAGACTCAGACTCCTCCTCCTCACcctcatcttcaaagagAAAGGCTCATCCTTCTACACAACCAGCAAAGAAAGCCAGGATATCCACCCCCGAATCCTCCCAAACAGATTCCATCATCTCATCTCCAGAAAAAATCCCAGCCGATCAGGAAGCTGAACTCCAACCCGGCCAGAGAAAACACTTTTCTAGAATAGACAGATCAAAGATCTCGTTTGAAGCCAATGTATTGCAAGACAACACCTACAAAGGAGCTGCTGGCACCTGGGGAGAAATGGCCaatgaaaagttggtgCAAGTCAGAGGTAAAGACTtcaccaagaacaaaaacaaaatgaagaaaGGTGCCTACAGAGGAGGGTCCATCACTCTAGCATCTGGATCATACAAATTCACCGATTAA